The Dethiosulfovibrio russensis genome window below encodes:
- a CDS encoding FAD-dependent oxidoreductase, with protein MRVFLYSVLCSVLFTTVLCPTADSEVRSGEYDVIVVGAGSGGTAAAIQAARCGASVALVDETGWIGGQITAAAVSTMDDVGHNRSGLYLEFIRRVRESYGATGTDVNICYWGNDTIATEPKVAEEIFLDMLRGAAPGKVELFLHRTPEAVLTEENRVTGIILKDGDSGTIMLKGKVTIDATECGDLLPMTPARYRAGNSLSTNLDMDGEIQDITWVAVIKSEDSIPEELKVKRPDGYDRDVGRFRRVVTTDGATWPGQAPFDFASHKAYRALPDRGNPHRIEGGESETWPYITRTCVNWANDVPANGPDHVGLTVRYLEDKDYRRLVNGEAIGRTLRFIHYVQTELGLSNWTVDRSQGYGERGDRIRDRALYLDESNDAVLNHFPPIPYVRESRRIVGIETMTAKTVARDIRLGRAVENRTNSIALGEYPLDIHGSRVPGSLESDLGESMADYPGEWRSDEGVFQVPYGALIPETVDGLLAAEKNISVSRLVNGATRLQPITILTGQAAGAIAALSSLSHRDPRNLPVISVQDVLLRGKSALSLYSFFDVQPDHPHWRGVQGATLYGYFDPMTPVIFGTSLPVEERHMSYMISRAFYVRDLEGGDLFVSRSDFVERLKKTAPRWEPSSMDWDGPPEELISRGEAVTAVWDALVQSVPLR; from the coding sequence GTGAGAGTCTTTCTTTATTCTGTTCTTTGCTCCGTCCTTTTTACTACCGTCTTATGCCCCACCGCCGACTCCGAGGTTAGATCAGGCGAGTACGACGTCATAGTTGTCGGTGCGGGATCGGGAGGCACCGCCGCAGCGATCCAGGCCGCCAGGTGCGGGGCTTCGGTCGCCCTGGTGGACGAGACCGGCTGGATCGGCGGACAGATCACCGCCGCGGCGGTCTCCACCATGGACGACGTGGGGCACAACAGATCGGGATTATATCTGGAGTTTATAAGAAGGGTCAGAGAAAGCTACGGAGCGACGGGAACCGACGTCAACATATGCTACTGGGGAAACGACACCATAGCGACGGAGCCCAAGGTGGCAGAGGAGATATTTCTCGACATGCTGAGAGGAGCGGCTCCCGGCAAGGTCGAACTCTTCCTCCACAGGACGCCGGAGGCGGTCCTGACGGAGGAAAATCGAGTCACAGGGATTATCCTGAAAGACGGCGATTCGGGAACGATAATGCTCAAAGGGAAGGTCACGATAGATGCAACGGAATGCGGCGATCTGCTTCCAATGACCCCGGCTAGATACAGGGCGGGAAACTCCCTGTCCACCAACCTGGATATGGACGGGGAGATACAGGACATAACCTGGGTCGCAGTTATAAAGAGCGAGGACTCGATCCCGGAGGAACTGAAGGTAAAAAGACCGGACGGATACGACAGAGACGTGGGGAGGTTCAGAAGAGTGGTGACCACCGACGGGGCCACCTGGCCGGGACAAGCCCCCTTCGACTTCGCCAGTCACAAAGCCTACAGAGCCCTTCCGGACAGGGGCAATCCACACAGAATAGAGGGAGGGGAGTCGGAGACCTGGCCCTACATAACCAGGACCTGCGTCAACTGGGCCAACGACGTTCCCGCCAACGGCCCCGATCACGTGGGACTGACCGTCCGCTATCTGGAGGACAAAGACTACAGACGGCTGGTAAACGGAGAGGCCATCGGCAGGACGTTGAGGTTCATCCACTACGTCCAGACCGAACTGGGGCTGTCCAACTGGACGGTGGACCGGTCTCAAGGATACGGAGAAAGAGGGGACCGTATAAGGGACAGAGCCCTATATCTGGACGAGAGTAACGACGCCGTTCTGAACCACTTCCCACCAATTCCCTACGTCAGAGAGAGTCGAAGGATCGTCGGAATCGAGACAATGACGGCCAAGACCGTCGCCAGAGACATACGACTCGGCCGAGCGGTGGAAAACAGGACGAACTCGATCGCCCTCGGTGAATATCCTCTGGACATCCATGGATCCAGGGTCCCAGGAAGCCTGGAATCGGATCTAGGAGAGTCTATGGCCGACTATCCAGGCGAGTGGAGATCCGACGAGGGAGTCTTCCAGGTGCCCTACGGAGCCCTTATTCCGGAGACGGTGGACGGCCTCTTAGCCGCGGAGAAGAACATATCGGTGTCCAGGCTGGTCAACGGGGCGACGAGGTTGCAACCCATAACGATATTGACTGGCCAGGCGGCGGGAGCCATAGCAGCCCTCAGCTCCCTCTCCCACCGAGATCCAAGGAACCTGCCGGTCATATCGGTCCAAGACGTCCTTTTGAGGGGTAAGAGCGCCCTGTCGCTGTATTCCTTTTTCGACGTCCAGCCGGACCATCCCCATTGGAGGGGCGTCCAGGGAGCGACCCTCTACGGATACTTCGATCCCATGACGCCGGTGATCTTCGGAACCTCCCTGCCGGTGGAGGAACGACACATGTCCTACATGATATCCAGGGCCTTCTACGTGAGGGACCTTGAGGGAGGCGATCTTTTCGTCTCCAGATCGGATTTCGTGGAAAGACTGAAGAAGACGGCCCCCCGATGGGAACCGTCTTCTATGGACTGGGATGGACCACCGGAGGAACTGATCTCCCGAGGAGAGGCCGTCACAGCAGTATGGGACGCACTGGTTCAGTCGGTTCCACTCAGATAG
- a CDS encoding NAD(P)-dependent oxidoreductase, protein MEMHILEEARRCIRCGACVKGCPVNTAIPDMIRMLVDGQIVSAGRTLFQNNPLSVVCSIVCPQERQCEGHCVLGRKGAPIRISDIEHYISSFYMNVMDLEPLPKKGKSVAIVGSGPAGITIAFLLALRGYSITIYEGKDQIGGVMRYGIPEFRLPKDLIDGLEANLRKLGVTIRPNTTIGTTLGLDDLFRDGFSAVFVGTGVWRPKGLGIPGESLGNCHFAIDYLKNPDVYRLGRTLCVIGAGNTAMDVARTAVRKGVSHVTVMYRKGWEEMPARKIEVEYAQIDGVDFMLESTPVAITSKGVRFARDGEEDFFPCESVIVAVSQGPRSLIGSSRDGIETREDFLVADDSGRTSRDGVFASGDVVTGAKTVVEAVRFSKKVVEAMDSYLSGTD, encoded by the coding sequence ATGGAGATGCACATACTGGAGGAGGCCCGTCGCTGTATAAGGTGTGGGGCCTGCGTCAAGGGCTGTCCGGTGAACACCGCCATACCGGACATGATAAGGATGTTGGTGGACGGCCAGATAGTTTCCGCCGGAAGGACCCTGTTCCAGAACAACCCCCTTTCGGTGGTGTGTTCCATAGTGTGTCCTCAGGAGCGTCAGTGCGAAGGGCACTGCGTACTCGGACGCAAAGGAGCCCCCATAAGGATAAGCGACATAGAACACTACATATCGTCATTCTACATGAACGTTATGGACCTGGAGCCCCTGCCGAAGAAGGGCAAGTCCGTTGCCATAGTCGGCTCCGGTCCCGCCGGGATAACCATAGCCTTTCTTCTGGCTTTGAGGGGGTATTCAATAACCATCTACGAGGGAAAGGACCAGATCGGGGGAGTGATGCGTTACGGAATTCCCGAGTTCCGCCTTCCCAAGGACCTGATCGACGGGCTGGAGGCCAACCTAAGGAAGCTCGGAGTCACGATAAGGCCCAATACCACCATCGGTACGACCCTGGGTCTGGACGATCTGTTTAGGGACGGTTTCTCCGCCGTGTTCGTAGGGACCGGCGTGTGGAGGCCCAAGGGGCTGGGAATACCGGGGGAATCCTTGGGTAACTGTCATTTCGCCATAGATTATCTGAAGAACCCGGATGTCTACCGTTTGGGTCGAACCCTGTGCGTGATAGGGGCCGGCAACACCGCCATGGATGTCGCAAGGACCGCCGTCCGCAAGGGAGTCTCCCATGTCACTGTGATGTACCGAAAAGGCTGGGAGGAGATGCCGGCCCGCAAGATCGAGGTGGAATACGCCCAGATCGACGGGGTCGATTTTATGCTGGAGAGCACGCCCGTCGCGATAACTTCCAAGGGAGTTCGTTTCGCTAGAGACGGAGAGGAGGACTTCTTCCCCTGCGAGTCGGTGATAGTGGCGGTCAGCCAGGGGCCCCGGTCTCTCATAGGATCCAGCAGGGACGGCATAGAGACCAGAGAGGATTTTCTCGTCGCCGACGATTCCGGTCGTACCTCCAGAGACGGGGTCTTCGCCTCCGGTGACGTCGTGACCGGAGCGAAGACCGTCGTGGAGGCGGTCCGTTTCTCCAAGAAGGTGGTCGAGGCCATGGACTCCTATCTGAGTGGAACCGACTGA
- a CDS encoding ABC transporter permease produces MMRAGIRPSWWIAYWNILVKDVRAYYLKPPNISWGILFPLAWTAMFLIRSGGSMEDVRALLPGIMSLSVLFGTTSMLAVTVTFERKGRSFDRLLLAPLPLEMLMAAKTSGAIAFGVLNCMIPFWMASFFYDLSGASVPSILAAGAVLSVVCTFMGLFIAVSVKEVFEAQTLSNFFRFPMLFLCGLFFPVSSLPIFLRPLSYMLPLTYGVDLMRWILEGQGLISVPVDWLALVGFASLLFMVSLRSIRKKWIQ; encoded by the coding sequence ATGATGAGAGCCGGTATAAGACCCTCATGGTGGATAGCCTACTGGAATATTCTCGTCAAAGACGTCAGGGCCTATTACCTCAAGCCCCCGAACATCAGCTGGGGGATCCTCTTTCCCCTTGCCTGGACCGCCATGTTCCTGATACGGTCGGGAGGTTCAATGGAGGATGTGAGGGCCCTCCTTCCGGGAATAATGTCCCTGTCCGTCCTGTTCGGTACGACATCCATGTTGGCGGTAACCGTGACCTTCGAGAGGAAGGGACGGTCCTTCGATCGACTTCTTCTGGCCCCTCTGCCTCTGGAGATGCTGATGGCGGCCAAGACCTCCGGAGCCATAGCCTTCGGAGTGTTGAACTGCATGATACCCTTCTGGATGGCGTCGTTTTTCTACGATCTCTCCGGGGCGTCTGTACCCTCCATCCTGGCGGCCGGTGCGGTGCTTTCCGTCGTCTGTACCTTCATGGGGCTTTTCATTGCCGTGTCGGTTAAGGAGGTGTTCGAGGCCCAGACCCTCTCTAACTTCTTCCGCTTTCCCATGCTGTTTCTATGCGGGCTTTTCTTTCCCGTTTCCAGTCTTCCCATCTTTCTCCGTCCCCTCTCCTACATGTTGCCCCTTACCTACGGGGTCGACCTTATGAGGTGGATACTGGAGGGGCAAGGGCTCATATCTGTTCCGGTGGATTGGCTGGCACTGGTCGGCTTTGCCTCCTTGCTCTTTATGGTGAGCCTCAGGTCCATCAGAAAAAAGTGGATCCAGTGA
- a CDS encoding ABC transporter ATP-binding protein codes for MINPEIKVIGLSKSFGSVEAVKGVSFEVEKGEIFGFLGPNGAGKTTTINMLTGLARPDGGSIELGGLDCTSDRKPVQHLIGVVPDESSLYPELTGFENLCFCGALYGMRKKERIARAKELLDTVGLADAAKRRFGGYSKGMGRRLTIAAGVIHKPSVLFLDEPTTGIDVVSARTIRSMIRSLNENGTTVFLTTHYLEEAERLCDRVAFIRSGRIVLTDTMEGLLKKDRRGEAILLRFDGEGDGPAEFILRSAFPAVSFEPSGRGAVTARSETYLSVGAMVRTLEDGGFEVLEARRIVSTLEGVFLQVAEMEDER; via the coding sequence TTGATAAATCCGGAAATAAAGGTAATAGGGCTTTCGAAGTCCTTCGGATCGGTGGAAGCCGTGAAGGGGGTTTCCTTCGAGGTGGAGAAGGGGGAGATCTTCGGTTTTCTGGGGCCGAACGGAGCGGGAAAGACCACGACCATAAACATGCTTACCGGCCTGGCCCGTCCGGACGGAGGCAGTATAGAGCTAGGAGGCCTGGACTGTACGTCGGACAGAAAACCGGTCCAGCACCTAATAGGGGTGGTCCCGGATGAAAGCTCCCTTTATCCGGAACTCACCGGCTTCGAGAACCTCTGTTTTTGCGGGGCCCTCTACGGAATGAGAAAAAAAGAGAGGATCGCCAGGGCTAAAGAGCTTCTCGATACAGTCGGCCTTGCAGATGCGGCGAAAAGACGTTTCGGAGGGTACTCGAAGGGAATGGGACGCAGGTTGACCATAGCCGCCGGAGTGATCCACAAACCTTCGGTGCTCTTTCTGGACGAGCCGACCACCGGCATAGACGTCGTCAGCGCCAGGACCATTCGTTCGATGATAAGGAGTTTGAACGAGAACGGAACCACCGTGTTTCTGACGACCCACTATCTGGAGGAGGCAGAGAGACTCTGCGATAGAGTGGCTTTCATCCGTTCCGGTAGAATAGTTCTCACCGACACCATGGAGGGATTGCTCAAAAAAGATCGAAGGGGAGAGGCCATACTTTTACGATTCGACGGGGAAGGAGACGGTCCTGCTGAATTCATTCTCCGATCGGCATTCCCAGCCGTCTCTTTCGAGCCGTCAGGACGGGGTGCCGTTACAGCCAGATCCGAGACTTACTTGTCGGTGGGAGCGATGGTCAGAACGCTGGAGGACGGAGGCTTCGAGGTTTTGGAGGCCCGGAGGATCGTGTCTACCCTGGAGGGTGTCTTCTTGCAGGTGGCGGAGATGGAGGATGAACGATGA
- a CDS encoding response regulator, with protein MSDIRVLIVEDDPMVMDIHKRFVLSIPGFELVGLGANGMDGLKVLEQRSVDLVILDIYMPELDGLETLHEIRRRRRNVDVIVVSAAHETDTVRDVMRFGAFDYIVKPFTYERFKEAMEGYLLYWAQKGDLDQGAIDRIMRRGAREKRDRCLPKGLGSVQLDRVRSILMEEEGALSADEVAVRAGVSRVTARRYLEYLVSINRAAVEPLHRDVGRPVNLYRLLDAKGGDCS; from the coding sequence GTGAGCGATATAAGGGTTCTCATAGTCGAGGACGACCCGATGGTAATGGATATTCACAAACGTTTCGTCCTATCCATACCAGGTTTCGAGCTCGTAGGGCTCGGGGCGAACGGGATGGACGGCCTGAAGGTTTTGGAACAGAGAAGCGTGGATCTGGTCATCCTGGACATCTACATGCCCGAGCTGGACGGTCTGGAGACACTGCACGAAATCCGTCGAAGACGTCGAAACGTGGACGTCATAGTGGTCTCCGCCGCTCATGAGACCGATACCGTCAGGGACGTGATGCGCTTCGGAGCCTTCGACTATATAGTGAAACCCTTTACCTACGAGAGGTTCAAAGAGGCTATGGAGGGTTACCTTTTATATTGGGCACAAAAGGGAGACCTTGACCAGGGAGCCATAGACAGGATAATGCGAAGAGGAGCTCGGGAGAAGAGAGACAGATGTCTTCCCAAGGGATTGGGGTCGGTTCAGCTGGATCGGGTAAGGTCGATACTCATGGAAGAGGAAGGGGCCCTCTCAGCCGACGAGGTCGCAGTTAGGGCCGGCGTCTCCAGGGTAACAGCGAGGAGATACCTCGAGTATCTCGTGTCCATAAACAGGGCTGCGGTGGAGCCTCTTCATAGGGACGTAGGTCGTCCTGTCAACCTTTACAGGCTTTTGGACGCTAAAGGAGGGGATTGTTCTTGA
- a CDS encoding ATP-binding protein produces MGNFFRLSLKGKVIGLVFCFFLMSSLVTGLVIRGTVIPMFERSMAEDAMDIALSVAHIPGIIDNVGRPDGAEAIQPIADGVRKKTGTEFVVVIDTDGIRYSHKVPERIGKRVVGGDEGRSLLGESYVSRAVGTLGPSLRAFAPIYRNGELVGAVLVGILIDRVNAETWRLTTNVLMALALGLVVGIVGATVLADGVKQSMRGFEPEEIDRFLWEREAMLESIKEGILAVDETGKVTLVNGEARRLLGLPDSGVIGRQVDVVVPNSRLPQVLSSGVPEYDREQVSENSRILTNRVPIVCQERTVGAVASFRDMSEVTSMAEELTGVRRYVDALRVRNHEFLNKLQTISGLVQLGEHDRAVAFISETVQSTQSVMSFIARRIKNPSVGGLILGKMGRCRELGIEFRIDEDSYLGPPGRVDSNALVAILGNLLENGMNALMDVSRERRRIYLSLFDESGRIIISVKDTGPGIPENLEEDIFERGFSTKGEGHGGYGLFNVKSLVEAYGGEINLESREGVSTEFLVNLPNGGSRS; encoded by the coding sequence ATGGGTAATTTCTTTCGTCTGTCTCTCAAAGGCAAGGTGATAGGGCTCGTCTTTTGTTTCTTTCTGATGAGTTCTCTGGTGACAGGTCTGGTCATAAGGGGAACGGTCATTCCCATGTTCGAGAGGAGCATGGCGGAGGACGCTATGGACATCGCTTTGTCCGTGGCTCACATTCCAGGGATAATCGATAACGTCGGTCGACCCGACGGGGCGGAGGCAATTCAACCCATAGCGGACGGCGTAAGAAAGAAGACTGGGACCGAGTTCGTCGTGGTGATAGACACGGACGGGATTCGATATTCCCACAAGGTCCCTGAGAGGATAGGCAAGAGAGTGGTGGGAGGAGACGAAGGAAGATCGCTCCTTGGAGAATCTTACGTCTCGCGGGCGGTCGGAACGCTAGGCCCCTCCCTGAGGGCTTTCGCTCCAATTTACAGGAATGGCGAGCTGGTGGGAGCGGTACTCGTCGGTATACTTATCGACAGGGTAAACGCAGAGACCTGGAGACTGACGACCAACGTTCTCATGGCTCTTGCTCTAGGGTTGGTGGTCGGCATAGTGGGAGCTACCGTGCTCGCCGACGGTGTCAAGCAATCTATGAGAGGCTTCGAGCCGGAGGAGATAGACAGGTTCCTCTGGGAAAGAGAGGCCATGCTGGAATCGATAAAAGAGGGGATCCTGGCCGTGGACGAGACCGGCAAGGTAACCCTCGTAAACGGCGAGGCTCGGCGGCTCTTGGGGCTTCCTGATTCGGGCGTGATAGGGCGTCAAGTGGACGTAGTCGTCCCGAACAGCCGTCTTCCTCAGGTGTTGAGTTCCGGTGTTCCCGAATACGACAGAGAGCAGGTGTCGGAGAACTCCAGGATACTCACCAACAGGGTGCCCATAGTATGTCAGGAAAGAACGGTTGGAGCCGTGGCCAGTTTCAGGGATATGTCCGAGGTCACTTCGATGGCGGAGGAGCTGACCGGTGTCAGACGTTACGTCGATGCCTTGAGGGTGAGAAACCACGAGTTTCTGAATAAGCTTCAGACCATAAGTGGGCTGGTTCAGCTCGGGGAACACGACCGAGCCGTCGCCTTCATATCAGAGACCGTCCAGTCTACCCAATCGGTGATGTCCTTCATCGCGAGAAGGATAAAAAACCCGTCGGTAGGTGGCCTGATACTGGGGAAGATGGGCCGTTGTCGGGAGTTGGGGATCGAGTTTCGAATAGACGAAGATAGCTATCTGGGACCTCCTGGAAGGGTCGATTCCAACGCCCTCGTGGCGATACTGGGGAACCTGCTGGAGAACGGTATGAACGCCCTTATGGACGTGTCGAGGGAGAGACGGAGGATCTACCTGTCTTTGTTCGACGAGTCGGGGCGGATAATAATATCGGTAAAGGACACCGGGCCCGGCATCCCGGAAAACCTGGAAGAGGATATATTCGAGAGGGGTTTCTCCACCAAGGGCGAAGGCCACGGCGGGTACGGACTTTTCAACGTCAAGTCTCTGGTGGAAGCCTACGGAGGGGAGATCAACCTGGAGTCCAGGGAAGGGGTCTCCACCGAGTTCCTGGTGAACCTGCCGAACGGAGGGAGTAGATCGTGA